CCTAAGAGAGGTAAACCGTAAAAGACAAAAATCAACTGCAACAGCAACGGTGTCCCACGCATCAACCAAACATATAAACCTAAGACCTTTTGTAAAGGTTTGAATTTTGACATCAATCCTAAAGAGACTAATAACCCCAAAGGTAATGAGCCAACTAACGTCCAAAAAAATACTGATAAAGTAACACCCATCCCCGAAATAAGCGAGGGCATGACCTCCATAATATAATCCATACTATCACTCCATTTTTTATTAAAAACTAAAAACGCCCTCTTAGATCTATGATCTAAGAGGGCGTTTCCACGCGGTTCCACCTCATGTTTGCCATTCTCTCACGAAAAATGGCCTCGACGAGTTTATCAACTCAGGAATAACGGTCCCTGCCGGACATATCTACTGTTATTTCAATATATCGATTTACGGATGTGTTTCAAGGAACTTGCTTCTGTTTTTTTCAGCTTCCAAACAGTCTCTTCTCTAAACAAAAGAACCCCTACTCTTCCGCGCAATATCGTTAAAATAATTTTTTTAAGATTACCATGTATCTAAACAACTGTCAATATATAGCAGACTACTTTTTCTTGAACCAAGAACTCATACGTTTGAAAAAGCCTCCTTGTTCGACTTCTTTTAAAGTCATTAACGGAATCGTTTCTCCTTCTAAACGTCGTGCGATATTACGATACCCTTTTGAAGCTTCGGTCTTTTCATCCAAAATGACTGGTTCACCCTTATTTGAAAATCCGATCACATTATCATCATCAAAAACGATCCCTAATAATTTGATCGAAAGATGTCGCGTGATCTCGTCAACATCCATCATCTGCCCATCATTGACCATCTTCTTTTTGATCCGATTGATGATCAACATTGGCGAACCTTCAAGCTCTTGCTGCTCTAAAAGTCCCACAACTCGATCTGCATCACGGACCGCAGAGATCTCTGGGGTCGATACAACGATCGCTTCATCAGCTCCAGCAACTGCATTTGCAAAGCCTTGCTCGATCCCCGCAGGACAATCAAGTAAAACATAGTCAAATTCAGTTCGCAATTCATCGACGATCGCTTTAGCTTCTTCTGGTTCAAGAGCTGACTTATCTGTATTTTGAGCCGCTGGTAATAAAAATAATTTATCCTCAAAGCGTTTGTCTTTGATCAACGCTTGCGGTAACTTAGCCCGTCCTTTGGCGACATCGACAATATCATAAATGATCCGATTGTCTAAGCCTAAAATAACATCCAAGTTACGTAACCCGATATCAAGATCGACTAAGCAAACTTTTTTGCCCATCAAAGCTAAAGCTGCTCCTAGATTAGCCGTTGTAGTCGTCTTACCTACACCGCCTTTACCAGAAGTAATAACGATCGATTTTCCCATTTAAAAGCCTCCTACTTGTGTAAAAATTTTAGGTCTGAGCATTTTTAATTCATCTAGCGTCGTATAACTAAATGCGTGGAGATCATTTACATAGGCTACATCTTTATCCAAAAGATCATCGCTCTCAATGATATCAACTAGATCACTGATCCTTAATTGTTGGGCTGTCTTGATATTTCCCGTGATCACAGCGATCACATTATCTGGATAACCAGCATGTAAGACCCCGTCGACCTGACCTAACACAAAAATACTCCCCGTCGCTTGTAAAATACCACCTTGATGCACATTTCCTAAGAACAATACATCACCGTTGATCGTTTTGACTTGACCATTTCGTACTGTATCTGTATTTAAATGAACTGTATGCTCTTCAAGAAACTCCAAGGCATCTTTCGTACTAACAACATCAGATACAAAACGATGGATCGAAAAACGTGGATATCCTCCGATCAAAGCCTCGATCTTTTGCTTTTGTTTTGCATCGAACAATCTTGCTCCAGTATTGACTGTAAACGATAATCGCTCATCTTTCTCGACCGTATCGCGTTGCAATTTACGAAATAGCTCTTGCAATTCACGTATGATCTGTTCGAAATCAGCATTATCTTTTAAGAGCAATTCATAGCCATCTTTATAACCTTTTAACACCACTGTCGGCATCAGCACACACTGCTATACATAATGTGGACTCACCTGAGTTTTATTCATATGAGTAAAAAGAAATACAGCTTTTCCTTTCCGAAATTTATTACCACTATCGACATCATAATTCGCAAAAATGACCATTTTTAGTTTTATTGAGACCTTAAAATATCCATACCCACATTTCAACTTTCTTTATGGATATCTGTGCTCCCCTGTGATCAAAATCTACACTAGGTCAATGTGAAAATCTTTCAAACCAATTTTTTACTGGGATAAATAAAAGCACAAATAGCGCTAAATTAAAGACGATCGTTGGCCACAATACATGTAAGCTAAAATCAGCTACATTTACATTAGTCAAACCGATCAAATTATTTGCCCAATAAGCTAGAGCAGAGACGATCGTGATATCTATTAGATATATTAATAGTACCACAAGAAAGGTCGAAGTAAAAAAACGATACACTTCGCGGTTCAAATAAACGATAAGTGGAAAAATGATGATAAAGATCCCTAAGATCCCTGTATAGTATATATCAAAGACTAATCCCGTCAAAAAGGCCCACCACAGCAAATGATCGACTTTACCGTAAAAGACTGCCATTACTAACCAAAAAAGTGCTAAGCGACTTTCGATCGTAATATCAGTCGTAAATAGATGAGATGCATATAAACTACTCAAAGTTCCGTCTAAGAAGACACAAATGATCAACCCTAACGGAAAGAAATAGGCCACGTTTGTTTTTCTCATCATACTTTTCTGCTATATAAAATATGGAATCATATAAAGCATAGCTGTTCTATATGGTCAGAAAGAAATATAGCTTTTCCCTTCTTAATTTTATTTACTACGGTCAACATTAGTTTCCCCATATCTTCACCAGATAGATAATAGTATCGACTAACTTAGGAAAGCTATTTCATCCGTAATATTTTCGATCTAATAAAGCTAACAGATCAGCAACTGTATTTTCGTCTCTATCCATGCTCAAACCACATTCATAACACATAATTTTATCATGTTTCTGACTACCAAAAGACCTCGTTCACCTTGACCAGCTTTGCATTTAAAACATTTTTGGTACTTATGATGATACTCCCAGCTAAGATCATGCCACGGTCATTTGGCCAAACAATCAGCCTCACGCATCTGATACCCACTCCATATTTCATCTTTCTAGTAGATACTACAATGCTACTTTACTGTTAGATCACTTTAGCTAATCTTCTCGCTTAGCCACTGTTACAACACTTAAGTCAGTCATATCTGCTGCTGGTCTGATATAAACTTTCGTCGCCAGCCCATCATCATCATTTGTAACTTTAGCGACAGTCCCGATCAATAATCCTTTAGGTGTATTCCCACCCATTCCTGAAGTGATGACTTGGGCACCTTTTTTGATCTTAGTTTTTGAAGTGATCTGTCCCATGATCAATTGGTTCTTTTGACTATCATAACCTGTGATCAAACCATTGATCACTTGTCCATCACTTTCAAGTTGTACCGCAAAACGATTTGAAGCATCATTTTGGGTCGTCAATAATTCAACTTTACTGTTTGATTTGTTAACTTCTACAACACGACCAACAAGACCTTTGCGTGACATAACTGCTGAGTTTTTAGTTACTCCAGCTATTGATCCTTTTGAGATCACGATCTGATTTTGCCAAGCTGAAGGTGCTCTCGAGATCACATGAGCACTGATCTTAGTATAATCAGTCAAAGAGCGATCTAATTTCAACTGTTCTTTTAATTGTTTATTTTCCTTGCGTAACGTTTGATTTTCGACTTTATCAGCCGCTAACTGATCGATCTGTTGTTTGAGCTTTTGATTTTCTTCATAAGTATTCAACAGATCAGTGACTGAGCTACCAGCATTAGCTACTAACCCGACCGGATAACTTATGACGCGATCGACCAGACCAAAAGCTTCATTTCCGACTTGCTGTACAACCCCCGGAGTCGAGCGATTATTACGAACAGTGATCGAATATGCGACCAGTAAAAAACTAATGATCAAAGCTATTAAGGTAATGACAAGCTTTTTATTGAAAAAAAACTTTTGCATAAAGCTCTGTTATATACAAGGTGAACAAATACGCTACTGCATATTTGCGAAAGTAATATATTTTCCTTTCCTAATTTTATCTATGATGCACTAAAAAAATACATCATCTGTCTTAGTAGTGCTAGGAATCTCTCTAAGAATAGTTTAAGCTATCTTTCAATATAAAAAGGCTGGTTATCTCACACTTTGCCACTTTCTATAGCCACCCTTTGTTGCTTTTTAAAATAACCTCATCAGTAAAAATTAAGAGGCTGGACACGCGACCAACCTCTTAAATAATTAATTGCCAATATTATCTTTTCTTCATGACATCGATACTCTTCAAAGATTCGCCAGTACCAACTGCCACACAATCTAATGGATCTTGCGCTACAGACACAGGAACCTTTGTTGCTTCAGAGATAACATCTGGCAAGTGTCGTAAGAGGGCACCACCACCGGTCAAGACGATCCCGTGATCGATCACATCGGCTGCGATCTCAGGTGATGTTTCTTCAAGTGTTTCTTTGATCGCAGTAATGATCTCTTGTACCACTTCTTGGATCGCTTCAGCAACATCTTCCGGTTGGATCTCGATCGTTTTTGGTAGTCCCGTTACAAGATCACGCCCACGGATCGTTTGACTATCTAATTCTTTAGCTGCCTCAACAGAAGCAGAAGCAACATTGATCTTTAATTGTTCAGCTGTCCGTTCACCGATCAACAAGTTATAGTTTTTACGGACATAGTAAATGATCGAGTCATCAATCTTATCGCCAGCCATTCGGATCGAACGGCTCGAAACGATCCCACCTAAAGAGATCGTTGCTACATCAGTTGTCCCACCACCGATATCGACTACCATGCTCCCAGTTGGGTCCATCACAGGAAGGCCTGCACCGATCGCAGCTGCAAATGGCTCCTCGATCACATAAGCATCTTTCGCGCCTGCAACACGTGTAGCATCAATAACTGCACGTTTTTCCACTTCAGTAACTCCACTTGGAACACAAACCATCACATATGGCTTGGCTGATTTACTTCCGACGGCTTTTTCAATATAATATTTCATCATAGAAACAGTCGTATCGTAATCTGCGATAACCCCATCTTTCATTGGACGGATCGCTACGATACTTGCAGGTGTACGTCCGATCATATCTCGTGCTTCTGAGCCGACCGATACAATCTCACCTGTTTTGGTATTTTTAGCTACGACTGAAGGTTCACGTAATACGATCCCTTTATTTTCAGCATAAACGATCGTGTTAGCAGTTCCTAAGTCGATCCCGATATTTTTCGTTCCGATTCCGAACACTTTGTTTCATCCCTTCGAACACTCTAACGAGTAATTAATTTAAGATAATTTAATTGTAACATTGAATAGCACTTGTTTCCAACACATTTTCATGTTTTTATCACGCTGATGATTATACCATAAAACACTTCTAGGTTGGACTACCCCCTGCATTTTCTTACCTAAGAAACAATTAAGATTATCTTAAAGATCATACTTACTCACTAATATTTACTAATGCTGCTTGAAACCCATTTTTACCTTCAAGCGCGACAAACTCGACTTTTTGCCCAGGTTCAAGTACTTTATATCCTGTTTTTTCGATCGCCGTATAGTGAACAAAAAGTTCTTCTTTTTTATTATCATCTGGGATAATAAAACCATAACCCTTATTTTTATTGAAGCTTTTGACTGTTCCGTGTAACATTCTCATTTCACCTTTTCATTCAATTTATTAAGATCTTCGCCTCAGAAAAACTTAAATAAGCATCTTTACCAATGATGATATGATCTAAAAGCGGGATCCCAAGTATCTCGCCACAAACTTTGAGCCGTTTAGTCAACGCTATGTCATTAGGTGAAGGTTCAAGCTGTCCGCTTGGATGATTATGAGCTACGATAAAGCGGGCTGCTGCATACTTTAAAGCTGTACCTAGGACTTCACGCGGATGTACAGTCGCAGCGTTCAAAGTCCCAACAAAAAGCTCTTCAACAGCTATCAGTTGATTCTTAGTATCCAAGTAGATCCCCCAAAGTTTTTCTTGCTTTTGGAGTCCAAACCGCTTGACTAAGTAATCCCCTAAGATCTTGCTCGAACAAAATTGACCAAATGTCAGACGCGCATAACTTTGATAACGTCGCGTAAACTCAGCTAGAGCCAATAATTGTGCTTGCTTTGTTTCATTTAGTGTTGACTTGACTAGATCTTGTTTATAATAGTAACACAACTCACCTAAAAACTTGTGCTGTTCAAAATATTTTTTTACAAAAATCTCTGCTGACCGCGTACCGATCCCAGCTAA
This window of the Ligilactobacillus faecis genome carries:
- the minD gene encoding septum site-determining protein MinD, producing the protein MGKSIVITSGKGGVGKTTTTANLGAALALMGKKVCLVDLDIGLRNLDVILGLDNRIIYDIVDVAKGRAKLPQALIKDKRFEDKLFLLPAAQNTDKSALEPEEAKAIVDELRTEFDYVLLDCPAGIEQGFANAVAGADEAIVVSTPEISAVRDADRVVGLLEQQELEGSPMLIINRIKKKMVNDGQMMDVDEITRHLSIKLLGIVFDDDNVIGFSNKGEPVILDEKTEASKGYRNIARRLEGETIPLMTLKEVEQGGFFKRMSSWFKKK
- a CDS encoding septum site-determining protein MinC, producing the protein MPTVVLKGYKDGYELLLKDNADFEQIIRELQELFRKLQRDTVEKDERLSFTVNTGARLFDAKQKQKIEALIGGYPRFSIHRFVSDVVSTKDALEFLEEHTVHLNTDTVRNGQVKTINGDVLFLGNVHQGGILQATGSIFVLGQVDGVLHAGYPDNVIAVITGNIKTAQQLRISDLVDIIESDDLLDKDVAYVNDLHAFSYTTLDELKMLRPKIFTQVGGF
- the mreD gene encoding rod shape-determining protein MreD, whose translation is MMRKTNVAYFFPLGLIICVFLDGTLSSLYASHLFTTDITIESRLALFWLVMAVFYGKVDHLLWWAFLTGLVFDIYYTGILGIFIIIFPLIVYLNREVYRFFTSTFLVVLLIYLIDITIVSALAYWANNLIGLTNVNVADFSLHVLWPTIVFNLALFVLLFIPVKNWFERFSH
- the mreC gene encoding rod shape-determining protein MreC; this encodes MQKFFFNKKLVITLIALIISFLLVAYSITVRNNRSTPGVVQQVGNEAFGLVDRVISYPVGLVANAGSSVTDLLNTYEENQKLKQQIDQLAADKVENQTLRKENKQLKEQLKLDRSLTDYTKISAHVISRAPSAWQNQIVISKGSIAGVTKNSAVMSRKGLVGRVVEVNKSNSKVELLTTQNDASNRFAVQLESDGQVINGLITGYDSQKNQLIMGQITSKTKIKKGAQVITSGMGGNTPKGLLIGTVAKVTNDDDGLATKVYIRPAADMTDLSVVTVAKRED
- a CDS encoding rod shape-determining protein, with translation MFGIGTKNIGIDLGTANTIVYAENKGIVLREPSVVAKNTKTGEIVSVGSEARDMIGRTPASIVAIRPMKDGVIADYDTTVSMMKYYIEKAVGSKSAKPYVMVCVPSGVTEVEKRAVIDATRVAGAKDAYVIEEPFAAAIGAGLPVMDPTGSMVVDIGGGTTDVATISLGGIVSSRSIRMAGDKIDDSIIYYVRKNYNLLIGERTAEQLKINVASASVEAAKELDSQTIRGRDLVTGLPKTIEIQPEDVAEAIQEVVQEIITAIKETLEETSPEIAADVIDHGIVLTGGGALLRHLPDVISEATKVPVSVAQDPLDCVAVGTGESLKSIDVMKKR
- a CDS encoding cold-shock protein; amino-acid sequence: MLHGTVKSFNKNKGYGFIIPDDNKKEELFVHYTAIEKTGYKVLEPGQKVEFVALEGKNGFQAALVNISE
- the radC gene encoding RadC family protein, producing the protein MHLSKSGELRQKVNNYGAKQLEDAELLYLILAGIGTRSAEIFVKKYFEQHKFLGELCYYYKQDLVKSTLNETKQAQLLALAEFTRRYQSYARLTFGQFCSSKILGDYLVKRFGLQKQEKLWGIYLDTKNQLIAVEELFVGTLNAATVHPREVLGTALKYAAARFIVAHNHPSGQLEPSPNDIALTKRLKVCGEILGIPLLDHIIIGKDAYLSFSEAKILIN